The nucleotide window GGACCTCTATGCCAAACCACAGTCTGCCTATGCGGCCCGGTTTTTGGGTGTGGACAACATGATTCCGGCGATACCCGACAGGCAGGACGGGCCGATTGTCTTTTGCCGGTGTCAGGACGGGGAGTTTGCAGCTGAATGGCATGAGAATCGTTTTCTCGGCGGGGAAAAGGCGGAGAACGGCGAACATGGGCACAGGCAAGGGGGCTGGTTATGCGTCCGTGCGGAACAACTGCAGATGGCGTCCCCTTTTTCGAATGAGAGCCCTGAAGCATTCAGCAGACCCATGAATCGCTGGTTATCGGTTGTTGAACAGGTGGAGATGGAGGGCGCCCATGTCGTTGTCTACTGCCGGAGCAAGGATGCCTGGCGGGTCCGCCTGTCCTCGCGAGAGTGGCAGCAACGACCCGTATCGCCAGGAGAACTGGTCGCATTGACCGTTGCGGTGGACCACACGTGGTATGTCTGTTGAGGATAGATGCGACTGCCCTGATAGAAAAGCAAGAATGCACAAATAATTTGTCGAAAACGAAAAAGGAAAAAAAGCGGTCTTTGTCTAAGTTCTAAAAAGCACTACCCCAAGGCGATTCAATGTTTTGATTGCTGTTCCGCTATCATTGCAAGAATGAAGGGGAAAAGGATATGGCGCTACACCAGACCGGCGAAAGCGAAATCGCCTATGGCCTAAAAGACCTAATCGATCTTGATTTCCTGCAGCGATTCCAGGACAGTTTTTCCAAGGCCATGGGCATGGCCAGTCTCACCGTCGATGACAAGGGGCCGGTGACAGCGCCCAGCAACTTTACCACCTTCTGTATGGACCTGACGCGCAATACGCCGGAAGGGGCGCGCCGCTGCAACGAATGCGACCTTAAGGGGGGCAAGGAGGCGGCTCGCACAGGCCGGCCGGCCATCTATTACTGCCATGGGGGACTGATGGACTTTGCCGCACCCATCGTCGTGGAAGGGCGGCAGATAGGGTCTATGCTGGGCGGTCAGGTGTTGCCGCAGCCGCCCGATGAGGCGAAGTTTCGACGGCTGGCGGCTGAACTGGGCATAGACCCGGAGATCTATGTCGCCGCTGTCAGAAAGATTCGCGTTGTGCCCGAAGAGAGCATCCGCGCCGCTGCGGAGTTGCTCTATATCGTGGCCAATGCCTTGTCTGCCATCGGGTACCAGAAGCTTCAGGTGATGAAACGGGTCGAGGAATTTGAGGAGATGGCGGTCACCATCCGGGACGACGCCGATCTCTTGTATCAGAAGGTGGAAGAAGTCGATTCCCAGGTGGGGAATCTGACCATGACGACGGACAAGCTAAAAACGGCCACGGAGACCTCGCTGAAGAAGGTCAAAGAAACCGATGAAATCCTGCGCTTTATTCGCAGCGTCGCCGACAAGACCAAGCTGCTCGGACTAAACGCCTCCATTGAGGCGGCGCGGGCCGGTGAAGCGGGTCGAGGTTTTAACGTCGTTGCCAAGGAGGTCGGGAGCCTGGCGAGTGTATCCATCGAATCGGCTGGCAAGATCGACAAGACCCTTCGCAGCATCCAGGTGGGGATGAGCGACATCGAGGAAGGGGTGCGGCAGACCGGCGGCGTTGTCGATGCTCACCAGGCTAAGATGAAGGAGATTCGCCAAAAGATCGACCAGTTCAAGGAACTGGCCAAAGAGTTGCAGGAGCTAACCCTGGAACTGCGGGAGAAGGTAAAAATGTAAACGCCCGGTCAATGAGGGAGCGCGAACAGACAGCAACAATAATCGCATATATAAACGAATGAAGGAAAAGCGGGTTGTCCCTTATGAGGAGACACCCGCTTTTCCTTGATCAAGAGAGCCCTTTGATAGGAATAACTTACACCTTTTTCGGAACAAAGGTTTCGCAGGCCGTATCGTCGGAGATGCTGGTCATGTGATCGGCCACACGGGAGCGGACCTTGATCGTCGACGCCTGGCAGATTTCACTGCTATTGTAGTGGCATTCCTCAACGTTACATCTGATGTGCGACAAAACGCTCACCTCCTCCGACGGTAGCATACCCCTGCCGGCGCCCTTTATTCGAGCGATTTGCCTATAGCCGCAATGCGCATCGCCATTTCCAATATGGCCTCGGCCGCTCACAATGGCCGATTGCCCGTCTGTCTATAGGCGCTTTGCCTCCTTGCCCCAGGGCGTCCCTTTTTTGCGGTCATTGATCAACCAGCCGGCGATCAAGACAATAGCGGTGATGGCAGCGGCGACAAAGGTATCGTTCAGCAAAAAAGACGACGCGCCCAGTTCCTGCAGACTTGAAAGCAGGACCGGATCGTGGATCAGCATCTTGCCGGCTGTCCAACCCAAGATGCCTGCGCCTGCATAGAGGATGATGGCATAACGGTCGATCAGGGCGAGGAAGAGGCGGCTGCCATACACGACGAGGGGGATGCTGACGAGCAGGCCGAACCAGAGCAAGCCCGGTTTGCCATGGGACACGCCGGCTACGGCAACGACGTTGTCGAGCGACATGACGGCGTCGGCTACAACGATCGTCTTGACGGCCTGCCACAAGCGGTTGGGGGCGTCCACAGCGTTGTGATCGTTCTCCTGCACGAGCAGCTTGACGGCGATCCAGACCAGAAGCAAGGCGCCGGCGGCTTGCAAGAGCGGGACTTTTAATAGGTAGATGATAGCCGCGCCCAGGATCATGCGTAGCCCGATGGCGCCGGCCGTTCCCCAGACGATACCCTTGGTCCGCAGTTCTTTGGGCAGGTTCCGGCAGGCCATGGCGATCAGGATGGCGTTGTCGCCACTCAGGATCAGATCGATAAGGATGATGCTCCCGACAGACAGCCAGAAGGCTGGGTCGGAAAAATCACTTAGATGAATTCCGCTGATGCTCCCTAGGAACTCCAACTTGCGCACTCCCTTTATCTATATCTGTCTTATGTAAAAAGACCTTTGATCCAAAGTAACCACTTTGAATCAAAGGTCTTGCTGGTCTTAGAACCCTGTGGGCCAGGCTGGTGAGCCGGTTGTTGACCCGTCAGCAGTGAGCTACTCCCCTTTGATAACCTATTCGTCTTTGGCGAGGGTACAACCATAGTTTGAGTATAATGGATAATTTGTCCGGCTGCAAGAGACATCCCTATTGTCACGCGAATGCCCGCATATTTGGCTTTGTTAAAACGTATTCGGATATAGGCCTAAAAATGGCAAAAGACTGTCTTCCAGGGAGGGTTTGTGATGGCAATGACGCCTTGCGGTCGAGGGCATTATTATGACCCGGCGAAACACAGTTCCTGCCCCCATTGTGGTGTGCGCAGCCTCGATATCAACTTTACCCAGCCGAAGCAAGCGGAGGGGTATGTTCCCGAGCGGACGATGCCTTTGCAACCGGGATCGGCTGCCGCGCCCGGCCAGGCGGGGAATCCCCAGCGGGGAACTGAGGGAGAACGAACCGTTGGGATTTACCGCAAAAAAATGGGATTCGACCCCGTGGTGGGCTGGCTCGTCTGCATCGAAGGCAACGACCGGGGACGGGACTACCGCATTCACAGTGAAAAAAACTTCATCGGCCGTTCGGAGCGAATGGATATCCACATTTCCGGAGACGACACCATCTCGCGGGAAAATCATGCCGCCGTCAGCTTCAACCCGAAAAAAGGGACCTTCCGCTTCCATGCCGGCGACGGCAAGGGGCTTGTTTATGTCAATGGGGAACAGGTCGACACATCGGTGGAATTGTCTGCTTATGACATTATCGAAATGGGTCAGACGCGGCTCGTCTTTATGCCCTTTTGCGGGGAGCGGTTTCAATGGGAGTCGTAAAGGGCGGCCATTTATCTCTACGCATGCTGGCATCACTGCTGGTTGCCGGCCTTCTGTGCGGCGGCCTCTTCTGCCCCGCCGGCTCCGCTGCAGCGGGTGAAGCGAGCGCCTTGCGGATCAGCCAGACATCGGTACACTATCCGGAAATCAAGGCATATCTTCATGTTTTAGATGGAGAGGGACAACCGGCCGACGCCGTTCAGGCGGGCCAACTGAACGCCACCATCGGGACCGCCCGGACGCCGGTGACGGGGCTGCAGCCCTTCGCAGAGTCCGGTGAAGGTGTGGCGTACATAATGCTCGTCGATATCTCCAAGTCGATCCGGCTTGCCCAGTTTAAAGCGATGCAGGAGGCCATGCTCAACTGGGTGGAGTCCCTGGCGGACCGTGACCGGATGGCTATCGTCACCTTTGGCGCCGATGTCAAAGTGCCCCAGGACTACACCTCCGACAAGGCCGTGCTGAAAGAGGCGGTGACAGCCCTCGCCCCTGTAGACGATCACACGCAACTCCACCTGGGATTGGTGCGGGCGACAGAGATGGGACGGCGGACCGATCCCGGCCTGCCTGACCGGCGTGTCATCATCACCCTATCTGACGGCGAGGAGAGTTTCGCCGGCGGGGTGACCAAAGAGGAAGTTCTCGAAAGAATCCGTTCCGATCGGCTGCCCATTTACGCCCTGGGCTTTTTCGCGCCGCCACTCACGGAGACGAAACAGCAGCACCTCAATAAACTCGGAGAATTCGCCCGTTCCTCAGGGGGCGCTCTGTTCCAGACGGGAACAGTGTCACTGCCGGAGAGTTACGAACAGGTCAGACAGCAGGTTCGGAACGTGCTGGTGGCTCGCCTGGACGGGCAGCAGTGTCCCGCTGACGGACGACTCTACCGGCTCCAGATGAACCTCGCAGCGGGAACAAGACAGTTGACCGACGGGGCAGAATTGCGCCTTTATCCTGCGGTGTTGCCCTCAGATGAGGGAGAGAAAAAACCAGTTCCCATTTCTCCCGGCGGGGACGATGGGAGTAAGAACCATTCGATGTCTCCCGCCATCATGGCTGGCGGTTTGCTCTTACTCATCGCGGCGACTGCCGGGTTGTTGATGATGAGGAAAAAAAGCGGCATCGAGGCTGCAGGTTCTGGCGCGGGATTAGACACCCGATCCGTTGCCGGAACGGTCGCCGCACCAGACCATACGGAGGCGCGCGAGGCCTTTGCGGAGCCGCGCAATGTCGCGACTGAGGGGCTTTTGGAACCTGAGGCCTATCAGATCGCAACCCCGGCAGCGCCGAAAGGGATAACCCTTCGCTTCACCCTCATGGATCGCATGGACCCTACACCCCACTATGAGCGAAATTTGGTCGACCGCATCGTCATTGGGAAAAGGACGGAGTGGTGTGATCTGGTGATCGATGGAGACGAAGGGATCGACAAACGTCATTGCGAGCTCCTCCTTGAAGACGACATCGTCATCATCAACGATCTCGGAACAGGCGGGCGCACATGGGTTAACGGGGTGCCGATCTCAGAAAGACACCGCCTGTACAGCGGCGATCTGATTCTTCTGGGAAGGACGGAACTGCGTATCGGCTTTTCCTGAGGTTGGCGGCATAAAAAGTGGATGGGACGATGAGCAGGCGCGGGGGGGATTATATGAGGCTTATTCCCGGAAGCGATCAACACATCGGGGAGCGGGAAGAGCAACAGGATGCCTTTGGCTTTTCCAACCTGGAGGACCGTGAACTAGCGAAGCGGGTTGGCGTCATGGTCGTCGTGGCCGACGGAATGGGGGGGCTGGTCATGGGCGGCGAGGCCAGCCAAGCCGCGGCAGAGACCATGCTACGTGAATATGCGGGCAAGGATCAGCGCGAAACTGTCGGCGATGCCCTTCGCCGTGCCCTGGAGAAGGCCAATGGCGCCGTGTGGGAGACGGCCCGGAGGGCGGGTCAGGAAGGCCGTGCCGGCAGCACCCTGGTCGCTGCTGTCGTCTTCCAAGACCACTTGCACTGGATTTCTGTTGGCGACAGTCGGCTTTACCTGTACCGGAAGGGGCAGGTGGCTCGCCTCACCGATGATCATGTCTATGGTAGGACCCTGGAAAGGGAGGTGCGCGAGGGGAAACTCTCCGCCCAGGAGGCCCGCGATCACCCGGAACGCCATCACTTGACGAGCTACCTGGGCCTCCCAAGGCTAGAGGAAGTCGATGCCAACGCGCGGCCCTTTCCGTTGCAGCCGGGAGACCGCATCATCCTCTGCAGCGACGGTCTTTACGGCAGCCTGACGGAAAAGGAGATGGCCGAAGAACTGGATGGCGAGCCTGGCCAGGCGTCAGAGTCGCTGATCCGCAAAGCCCTGGTGAAAGAACGTCCTCACCAGGATAATCTGACGGTGGCGATTTTGGCCTGTGAACCTGAACGACTAACAGCCCAAGCTAGGCCGTTGCCGGAAAAAGGCGGGCAAGCTCGACTGAACACGACACAGCGGAACTTCGAAAAAAAGGGATGGCCCGGGTGGATGGTCACCCTCATCGTATCTATTGTCGTCTTCTGCTTCACCGCCGGTGCGCTGGCCGGTCTGTACTGGCCCAAGTTTTTTGGCAACGCCGCGGTGGAAAAGGCTGTAGAGCAGCAATCAGGCGAGAACGGAAAGGAAAGCACCGAAGAGGCAAAGGTGAAGGAACAGCAATGGCAAGACCCATCTTCAAACCGATTGTCCGATACCCCTGCTCGCCCGGAAATAGATCCAAAAGCGCAACCACCTGCCAGTCAAAGTCCCGAAAGCCGGCAACCAGGTCCGGATCCTGGCGCAGAAAAATTGGAGCGACTCAAACCTGATTTGAGTAAAAACGGAAATAACCTCTATGACAAGGATTTAAAAACAAAACCTCCTCTTCCTTCAACAGGCGACACATCTGGCAACAAAACAATAGAAAGAAGGTGAGGTCCCATGCTGTGTTGTTCTCATGTTACCGCGCGTCCCCGGCTAGTTGCCGTGTTGATGACCGCCCTGCTCACCCTGTTGGCGCTAGCGATCAAGGTACCCCTTTCAGAAGCGGCAGATGTCGAACAGATGAAAGCAAGCACTGTCTTTGTCCTCTGCACAAAGGCCAATGGTCAGCAGGGTAACGGCTCAGGTTTCGTCGTCGGCGGGGGAAAATTCGTGGTCACCAATGCCCACGTGGTCAACGGCTTTACCAGTCAGGGCGATTCCATCGATATCGTCTTGGAGAAAGATCGGACGGTGCGCGCCCATGTGCTGGTGGCCAATGTGGCCCACAAAGACCTGGCTGTGCTGGAGCTAACGAAGGAGATCAACCGGCCATCCGTCACCTTTGCTCCCGGTGATACCGTCAAATCGGGCGATAAAGTGCTGGCTATGGGCTTTCCTGCGGCAGCGACAAGCGGCATCGGCAATATTGAGAGCCTGCTAGAAGTCCGCCTCAGCGACGGGATCATCAGCGGCAAGGATGTCGACACGGAGGGCATCAAGCGGTTCTCCATCACAGCGCCCCTGAATCCCGGCAACTCCGGCGGCCCCTTGTTCAATGAGCGGGGACATGTGATCGGTGTCAATGTGCAAAAGTCGTTGACGAACGCCGTTGTTGTCAGCCCGGACGGTTCTACAGTGGGCACGCAACGGGTGCCCCTTGGCGAAGGGATCGCCTGGGCGATTCAAGCGGATGAGTTAATGGTGCTGCTGGATCGCTTGAACATTCCGTACCCAAAAGCCAAATCTCCAAGTGAACCAGAAGTAGTTCCTGTGCAGCCGGGACCTGATAAATCTCAAGAGCCAACGAACTCAAAGTACGCCATCTTCGCCGGTATTATCGCCCTCATCATCCTCATCGCCGTCGCCCTTTACATGCACCAGAAAAAATCGTCAATGCAGCGCCCCTCCGTTCCACCGGTTCCCCCCGTCCCTCCCGGGTCGTCGCCGTACGGCGTCCCTCCTGCCGGGCATCCGGCGCCGGTGATGCCGACAGCGCCGAGAGGGAGACCGATCCTGCGTGGAATCACCGGCGAGTACGCCGGCAGCGTGCTGGAACTGCGCGAGGGGACGCTGACCATGGGGCGCGACCCGAAGACATGCCAGTTGGTCTTTTCCCCGGAGTCGAAAGACGTGG belongs to Heliomicrobium undosum and includes:
- a CDS encoding DUF1540 domain-containing protein produces the protein MSHIRCNVEECHYNSSEICQASTIKVRSRVADHMTSISDDTACETFVPKKV
- a CDS encoding trypsin-like peptidase domain-containing protein, with the translated sequence MLCCSHVTARPRLVAVLMTALLTLLALAIKVPLSEAADVEQMKASTVFVLCTKANGQQGNGSGFVVGGGKFVVTNAHVVNGFTSQGDSIDIVLEKDRTVRAHVLVANVAHKDLAVLELTKEINRPSVTFAPGDTVKSGDKVLAMGFPAAATSGIGNIESLLEVRLSDGIISGKDVDTEGIKRFSITAPLNPGNSGGPLFNERGHVIGVNVQKSLTNAVVVSPDGSTVGTQRVPLGEGIAWAIQADELMVLLDRLNIPYPKAKSPSEPEVVPVQPGPDKSQEPTNSKYAIFAGIIALIILIAVALYMHQKKSSMQRPSVPPVPPVPPGSSPYGVPPAGHPAPVMPTAPRGRPILRGITGEYAGSVLELREGTLTMGRDPKTCQLVFSPESKDVGRMHCTVRYENANQNFLLEDANSVNGTFLISGERLVPREPRRLRSGDRFYLSTQKNLFEVRLE
- a CDS encoding PocR ligand-binding domain-containing protein gives rise to the protein MALHQTGESEIAYGLKDLIDLDFLQRFQDSFSKAMGMASLTVDDKGPVTAPSNFTTFCMDLTRNTPEGARRCNECDLKGGKEAARTGRPAIYYCHGGLMDFAAPIVVEGRQIGSMLGGQVLPQPPDEAKFRRLAAELGIDPEIYVAAVRKIRVVPEESIRAAAELLYIVANALSAIGYQKLQVMKRVEEFEEMAVTIRDDADLLYQKVEEVDSQVGNLTMTTDKLKTATETSLKKVKETDEILRFIRSVADKTKLLGLNASIEAARAGEAGRGFNVVAKEVGSLASVSIESAGKIDKTLRSIQVGMSDIEEGVRQTGGVVDAHQAKMKEIRQKIDQFKELAKELQELTLELREKVKM
- a CDS encoding PP2C family protein-serine/threonine phosphatase, whose amino-acid sequence is MRLIPGSDQHIGEREEQQDAFGFSNLEDRELAKRVGVMVVVADGMGGLVMGGEASQAAAETMLREYAGKDQRETVGDALRRALEKANGAVWETARRAGQEGRAGSTLVAAVVFQDHLHWISVGDSRLYLYRKGQVARLTDDHVYGRTLEREVREGKLSAQEARDHPERHHLTSYLGLPRLEEVDANARPFPLQPGDRIILCSDGLYGSLTEKEMAEELDGEPGQASESLIRKALVKERPHQDNLTVAILACEPERLTAQARPLPEKGGQARLNTTQRNFEKKGWPGWMVTLIVSIVVFCFTAGALAGLYWPKFFGNAAVEKAVEQQSGENGKESTEEAKVKEQQWQDPSSNRLSDTPARPEIDPKAQPPASQSPESRQPGPDPGAEKLERLKPDLSKNGNNLYDKDLKTKPPLPSTGDTSGNKTIERR
- a CDS encoding TerC family protein — protein: MEFLGSISGIHLSDFSDPAFWLSVGSIILIDLILSGDNAILIAMACRNLPKELRTKGIVWGTAGAIGLRMILGAAIIYLLKVPLLQAAGALLLVWIAVKLLVQENDHNAVDAPNRLWQAVKTIVVADAVMSLDNVVAVAGVSHGKPGLLWFGLLVSIPLVVYGSRLFLALIDRYAIILYAGAGILGWTAGKMLIHDPVLLSSLQELGASSFLLNDTFVAAAITAIVLIAGWLINDRKKGTPWGKEAKRL
- a CDS encoding FHA domain-containing protein; translated protein: MAMTPCGRGHYYDPAKHSSCPHCGVRSLDINFTQPKQAEGYVPERTMPLQPGSAAAPGQAGNPQRGTEGERTVGIYRKKMGFDPVVGWLVCIEGNDRGRDYRIHSEKNFIGRSERMDIHISGDDTISRENHAAVSFNPKKGTFRFHAGDGKGLVYVNGEQVDTSVELSAYDIIEMGQTRLVFMPFCGERFQWES
- a CDS encoding VWA domain-containing protein → MGVVKGGHLSLRMLASLLVAGLLCGGLFCPAGSAAAGEASALRISQTSVHYPEIKAYLHVLDGEGQPADAVQAGQLNATIGTARTPVTGLQPFAESGEGVAYIMLVDISKSIRLAQFKAMQEAMLNWVESLADRDRMAIVTFGADVKVPQDYTSDKAVLKEAVTALAPVDDHTQLHLGLVRATEMGRRTDPGLPDRRVIITLSDGEESFAGGVTKEEVLERIRSDRLPIYALGFFAPPLTETKQQHLNKLGEFARSSGGALFQTGTVSLPESYEQVRQQVRNVLVARLDGQQCPADGRLYRLQMNLAAGTRQLTDGAELRLYPAVLPSDEGEKKPVPISPGGDDGSKNHSMSPAIMAGGLLLLIAATAGLLMMRKKSGIEAAGSGAGLDTRSVAGTVAAPDHTEAREAFAEPRNVATEGLLEPEAYQIATPAAPKGITLRFTLMDRMDPTPHYERNLVDRIVIGKRTEWCDLVIDGDEGIDKRHCELLLEDDIVIINDLGTGGRTWVNGVPISERHRLYSGDLILLGRTELRIGFS